From the Simplicispira suum genome, the window TATGCGGCCTTTCCCGCAGCAGTGCAGCGCTTTCGCGCATTGCATCCATCGGTCGTGATTCACCACGAAGCCTTGCATTCTCCGCAAATCGTCGACGCCTTGGTGCTGCAGGAAGCGGATGTGGGTTTTCTTTTTGGTGCGCCATCCCACCCCGCGTTGAGCGTGGAGCGCTTGGCAAGCCAGCGCCTCGTCTGCATCGTTCCCAAGGGTTTGCTGACGCTGCAGCAGCGGGCGGCTGGTGCGCTCCAGGTGCAGGAACTGGCCACCTTGCCAGTGATTGGTCTGGACGCAAGAGATCCCGTGGGCCGCATGCTGGCCAATGCCCTGAGCGATGCGCTGCCCGATTTGCAGCCGGCAATGGTGGTGCAGACCTACCACGTTGCCTTGGCGCTTGCGCACCACGGCGTGGGCGTTGCCGTTGTGGAGGGCTGCACGGCCGTGTCAGCAGATCTGTCGCGTGTCGATGTGGTGGCGTTCGAGCCTGCAGTGCAGACTTTCGTGCATGCGGTACGTCCCACTTCGAAGCCGCATTCGCAGCGGGTACGCGCGTTCACCGAATGCATGCGCCAGGCGCTTGCGCAGATACAGCTGCCAGCACTGCACTAGGGCCTGTTAACACTATGCAAGGGATCCCCTTGTATAGTGTTAACAGGCCCGAATGCAGTTTCTGCAAGGAAGCGCGAGCGCGAATCTTTCAGGTGCGGCGGCGTTCCTGAAGTGGCTTGAGCAAGGCCCGGGCCGTGCCAAAAGCCAGTGTGAAGCCCAGGGCGCCATGGCCCGTGTTGAACAACAGGTTCTCGGGCGCGCCCGCCAGTCGGCCAACAATGGGCAGCCCGGTGGGTGTGGCGGGTCTCAGTCCTGCCCAGCGATCCAGGGTGGCGTAGTCACTGGCCCGCGGAAAAACCTCGCGGCCAGCGGCCAGCAGCGTTTCAATCCGCGCATCCGGCACGCTGTTGTCATGGCCTACCAATTCCGCCATGCCGGCAATGCGCAAGCGGTCACCCAGGCGCGCAAAGACCATTTTTCGTGCTGCGTCGGTGACGCTGACATGGGGTGCAGCAAAGGGGTCGGTTGCTGCACGGACCGTTGCGCTGTAGCCTTTGAGTGGATAGACCGGCAAGCGCTTGCCGATGCTCCGCGCCAGTGGAACCGAACCCGTCGCCATGGCCAAAACGAATGCGTCGCCTTCGATATCGCCCGTGCTGGTTTGCGCTGCACGTATTTGAAGCCCGTCGGAAACCAGGCCCGTGACTTCGGTTTCCAGCATAAAACGCACGCCCCGAGCACGCAGCGCTGTCTCCAGGCCAGCGCAGACCTTGAAGCAATCGGCTGCGCATTCACTGGGGGTGTAGATGGCGCCCGCAATCCGCGCCTCCTGGCGCTCGAGCGCCGGTTCGATTTCTACACATCGACGCGCATCGACAGCCTCCTGCACGCTGCCAAGCGCACGCTGCAGCAACATTTGCCGCTGTGCGGCAACGAAGGATTCCTGGTTCGCGTACAGCACCAGCTTGCCGGTCGCGGAGAAATCGCACGCGATTTGGCTGGCCGACAACATCGCATCAAAGGCAGCGCGGCTGCGCTCTGCGAGCGCAAGCAAAGTTTCTGTCGTCGCCCGCGACACGTCATTGCGGCAGGCGGCGAGGAAGCTCAGCCCCCATGCCCACTGTGCGGGGTCTGCCTGGATGCGCAGCTTGAGGGGTGAGTCACTGGCCAGTAGCAGCTTGGGCAACTGCCGCCAGATCGATGCGTCCGCCAGCGGCTGGACGTACGAATAACTCAACTGCGCCCCGTTGGCGCGGCTGGCGCCTGCACCGCTGGCCGCACGGTCGATGACGGTGACTTTGTGGCCCTGTTGCGCCAGCTCCCACGCGCTGGCAAGGCCGACGATCCCGGCGCCCAGGACAACAACTGCCTGCGTATTTGCTGCTCGATTCATGCCTGCATGCTAGATCAGGCGGTCGGCGGCGTCGCATGCCAATGTATGGTGGGGCCATGTCTAAAATATATGCAGGGCGAAGCCATAAGCTTTTGGCATGGGCTTGCTAGCAATTTGCATATGGCGCTGTGCCTTGCGGTCCTAAACTCGTTGTCATGAACCGCTCGCCGTTGGTCGCCCCCTCTACGCATGTCTTTCACCGCCACTTGCACGTAACGCCGCCGCGCGCCGCGTCGGGCCAAGGCGTCTATTTGTGGGATGCCGAAGGGCGCCGCTATATGGACGCATGCGGGGGGCCGCAGTTTCCTGTCTCGGACACGGCCACCCCGAAGTGCTGGCCGCCATGCACCGGCAGATTGACCAACTGGCCTACGCACACACGAGCTTTTTCACGACCGAAGTAGCCGAAGCGCTGGCCGACCAACTGGTGCGCACGGCGCCGCCTGGCATCAGCCACGCCTATTTCGTCAGCGGTGGCTCCGAGGCCATGGAAGCGGCCATGAAGCTGGCCCGCCAATATTTTGTCGAGATTGGGGAGCCCGAGCGCCGCCACTTCATTGCGCGCCGCCAGAGCTATCACGGCAATACCCTGGGCGCGCTGGCGGTGGGCGGCAATGCCTGGCGCAGGGCGCCGTTTGCACCGCTGCTGGTGGAAGCCACCCATGTATCGCCTTGCTACCCCTATCGGGAGCAGCACGTCGAAGAATCTCCCGAGCAATACGGCTTGCGCCTGGCGCATGAGCTTGACGAAACCATAGAGCGCCTCGGGCCCAAGAGCGTGATTGCCTTTGTGGCGGAAACCGTGGGCGGTGCCACTGCGGGCGTGCTGGTGCCGGTTCCCGGTTATTTTCGCGCCGTGCGCGAGGTATGCGACCGCCATGGCGTACTCTTGATCCTGGACGAAGTGATGTGCGGAATGGGCCGCACAGGCAGCTTGCACGCCTGTACGCAGGAAGGCGTGGTGCCGGACATTCAGGCCATTGCCAAAGGTTTGGGCGGCGGCTACCAGGCCATTGGTGCCGTGCTCGCGCAAGGCCGTATTGTTGAGGCCATCGGGCAGGGCAGCGGGTTTTTTCAGCATGGCCATACCTATCTGGGCCACCCGGTCGCCTGCGCTGCGGCGCTGGCGGTGCAGCAAGTCATCGAGCGCGACGGCCTGGTCGAACGCGTGGCAAGTGCAGGCGTGCAGTTTGGCGAGCGTTTGCACCAGGTGCTGGGCGCGCATCCGCACGTGGGTGACATTCGCGGGCGCGGCTTCTTCTGGGGTGTGGAGCTGGTGCGCGATCGGGACTCGAAAGCGCCGTTTGACCCTGGGCTGCGCCTGCACGCGCAGGTGAAGAAACAGGCAATGTCGCGCGGTTTGATGGTTTACCCCATGGGCGGAACGGTCAATGGGTGCGATGGTGATCACATATTGCTGGCACCACCTTTCGTGGCGAGCGACGAAGAGTTGGCGCAGGTCGTGGACCTGCTCGCCGAGTCCATATCCGCGTCGCTGCCTTGATGGTGTCAATCCAATTTTTTTGAAGGAGAGAAGAAAGATGAAGACAAAGTTTTCCCTGAGCATGCTGGCTGCCTCTGTGGGTCTTGCCGCCTCGATGATGACTCCAGCTGCCGTCGCGCAGCAGAAGTTCGTGACGATTGGAACGGGCGGCGTCACCGGCGTTTATTACGCTGCGGGTGGAGCCATCTGTCGACTGATGAACAAGGACCGGGCCAAGCACGGCATCCGCTGCTCGGTGGAGTCCACTGGTGGCTCGGTGTTCAACGTCAACACCATCCGTGCTGGCGAACTCGATTTCGGCGTCGCCCAGTCCGACGTGCAATACAACGCTGAAAAGGGCCTCAAGCAGTTCGAGAAAGACGGTCCCTACAAGGAACTGCGCTCGGTGTTTTCGTTGCACCCAGAGCCTATTACGATCCTGGCGCGCAAGGAGGCCAACATCAAGTCGATCGAAGACTTGAAGGGCAAGCGTTTCAACATCGGCAATCCAGGCTCCGGCACCCGTGCTGCGGCCGAGGAGTTGATTGCGGCTCTTGGCTGGAAGAACTCTGACTTCGCTCTGGCGTCTGAGCTCAAGGCCGACGAGCACGGCGCGGCACTGTGTGACAACAAGATCGACGCATTCCTTTATGGGGTCGGCCACCCTTCGGCCAACATTCAGGATCCGACCACGACCTGTGGCGCCCAACTGGTGCCGGTGACGGGCCCGGCCGTGGACAAGTTGGTGGCAACTGCGCCGTACTATGCCAAGGTGGAGATTCCCGCTGTCTACGCTGGCAATCCGAAGCCGACGCCGACCTATGGCGTGCTCGCTACCTTGGTCACATCAAGCAAGGTGCCTGACAACGTCGTCTATGAGCTGACAAAAGTCGTGTTCGACAATTTCGATGACTTCAAGAAGCTGCATCCGGCCCTCGCGCACCTTGACCCCAAGGAGATGATCAAAAACGGCCTGAGTGCTCCCTTGCATCCTGGTGCTGTGAAGTACTACAAGGAAAAGGGCTGGATGTAATCCGTCCGGTTTCATCAACGTCGGCATTCGCCGCAAAAAAGCTCTGATCTGTCAGGGCTTTTTTGTTTCAACCACGTATTGCGAGGACCCGCATGACCTCCGCCAACGAACCTACTGCTGCCCCAGCCGTCGACGTGCAGCAGCTCGTCGCCGACAACGATCTGGGCGGGCGCTCGCCCGGCCCGGCGGTCGGACTTTTTCTTCTTTGTGTCGCGCTCGCTTGGTCGCTGTTCCAGCTTTGGATTGCGTCGCCCCTGCCGTTTACTTTCGGTATTTTGGTGTTCAACGACACCGAGAGTCGCTCCATCCACCTGGCCTTTGCCGTGTTTCTGGCCTTTTTGTCGTACCCGGCATTCAAGCGCTCACCGCGTGAACACGTTCCAGTGACCGATTGGGTCATGGCGCTGGTCGGAGCGTTTTGTGCCGCTTACCTGTTTCTGTTTTATCGCGAGCTCGCAACGCGCCCCGGCAATCCAACCGATATGGACATCACCACTGCTGTCGTCGGCATGGTGTTGTTGCTCGAAGCCACGCGCCGCGTGCTCGGCTTGCCGATGGTGATTGTGGCGGTCGTGTTCCTCACCTACACCTTTGGCGGGCGCTACATGCCCGACATGATTGCCCACCGCGGCCTGTCACTGAACCGCACCATGAGCCACCAGTGGCTCACGACGGAAGGCGTTTTTGGTGTGGCGCTGGGCGTCTCCAGTGGCTTTATTTTCTTGTTTGTGCTGTTTGGCTCGTTGCTCGACAAGGCGGGCGCCGGCAACTATTTCATCAAATCGGCTTTTGCTCTGCTCGGCCACATGCGCGGTGGGCCGGCCAAGGCCGCCGTGCTGTCTTCGGCCGCCACCGGCATCATCTCCGGTTCGTCAATTGCCAACGTGGTGACGACGGGCACTTTCACGATCCCCTTGATGAAGCGCGTGGGCTATCGGCCGGACCAGGCAGGCGCGGTGGAAGTGTCCAGCTCGGTCAACGGCCAACTGATGCCGCCGGTGATGGGGGCTGCCGCCTTCCTGATGGTGGAATACGTGGGCATCCCCTACATCGAGGTCATGAAGCATGCCTTCCTGCCGGCGATCATTTCTTACATTGCGCTGCTTTATATCGTGCACCTTGAGGCTCTCAAGGCCAACATGGTGGGCCTTCCCCGGCGCGGGACGGCCACGGGTGGCTCGCGCCTGCTGTCGCTTGCGCTGACCATCTCCGGGTTCTTTGTCCTATGCGGAGTGGTGTACTGGGGCGTAGGCTGGATCAAAAATGTGGCCGGAGATGCAGCCATCTGGATCATTGGCGCCGGACTCCTGGCAGCGTATGTGTCCCTGCTCTGGTTCGGCTCGCAGCAACCGGAACTGCCACTGGATGATCCGGAAGCGCCGGTATTCGAACTGCCGGAAACGGCGCCTACCGTCAAATCCGGCCTGCATTACCTGCTGGCGGTGGTGGTGCTCATCTGGTGCCTGATGGTCGAGCAGATGTCGCCTGGCCTCTCCGCCTTCTGGGCCACGATGTTCATCATTTTCGTCATGCTGACGCAAAAGCCGATACAGGCATTCTTCCGAGGTGCAGGCGGGCTCGGGGCCGCAACCAAGCAGGGCGTGCTGGATCTGATCGACGGCATGGCCGCAGGCGCGCGCAACATGATTGGCATCGGTGTGGCCACCGCAGCGGCCGGCATCATCGTCGGCACCGTCTCGCTCACCGGCATTGGCCTGGTGATGACAGAAATCGTCGAGCTGCTCTCCGGCGGCAATCTCATGTTGATGCTGTTTCTGGTGGCCATCATCAGCCTGATTTTGGGCATGGGCCTGCCGACGACGGCCAACTACATCGTGGTTTCCACGCTGATGGCGCCCGTGGTGGTGCAGCTCGGTGCGCAAAACGGCCTCATCGTGCCACTGATCGCCGTGCACCTGTTCGTGTTCTATTTTGGGTTGATGGCGGACGTGACGCCGCCGGTGGGCCTGGCGTCGTTCGCCGCAGCGGCCATTGCGCGCACCGACCCCATCAAAACCGGCATCACCGCGTTCGCTTACAGCATGCGCACGGCCATCCTGCCGTTCCTGTTCATTTTCAACACCCAGTTGCTGATGATTGGCATTACCGGGCCGTTTCACTTCGCCCTCACGGTGATCAGCGCAATAGTGGCCATGTTGGTTTTTGCCGCCGCCACGCAAGGCTACTTTTTGGTGCGCAGTCGCTGGTGGGAAAGTGTCGCTCTGTTGCTGGTGACGTTTACGCTGTTCAGGCCGGGCTTCTGGTGGGACATGGTGTACCCAGAGTTTCAGGAAGTACCCGCTGCCCAGATGGGCCAGCTGATCGAAGAAGCTCCTGCGAACGCGAGCAAGCGCGTCTGGATTGAAGGCACCAACCTAGATGGCCAGGACATCCGCAAAGGCGTGCTGCTGCCGCTCGGCGCGCCCGGCACGGTACGCGAACGTCTTGGCAATGCGGGCGTTAGCGCGATAGCCCAGGGCAAAGAGCTCTTGATTACGCAGGTGAAGTTTGGCAGTGTGGGCGACAAGCTGGGCATTGAGCAGGGCTACCGCATCGTGTCCGCAGAGGTCGCGGCCGACCGGCCGGACAAGGAGTGGATGTTTGTTCCCGCCATTGCGCTGCTCCTGCTGGTCGTGGCGCTGCAGCGGCGGCGGTTCACGCCCACGCCAAAACCGGTGGCACGCTCTGCATGACGCGCATTGCACTCATCCATGCGCTTGCGCACTCGGTGGCACCCATCAACGACGAGCTGGCGCGCGCCTGGCCTGGCGCCCGGCGTATGAACCTGCTCGACGACAGCCTCTCGGTCGATCTTGCGCAGCAAGGGCAGGGGTTGGATGCGGCCATGCATCTGCGTTTTGAGGTGCTTGCGGACTACGCAGTGGGCACGGGGGCGCAGGCGATTTTGTTTACCTGCTCCGCTTTTGGCCCGTGCATCGAGGCCGTGGCGCGCCGGCATGCAGGCATTCCCGTACTCAAACCGAACGAGGCCATGGTGCAGGAGGCGGCAGCGCATGGTGGGCCCGTCGGGCTGATCGCATCGTTTGCCCCCACGCTCTCGAGCATGCCCGCCGAGTTCCCTGCGCAGGTCGAATTGCGTTGCGCGCTGGCCGAGGGTGCGATGCAGGCGCTCAATCGTGGCGACGTGGAAGCGCACGACGCCTTGGTGGTGGCAGCAGCGCAGAAACTTGCAGCGGCCTCCTGCGGCGTGATTGCGCTGGCACAGTTCAGCATGGCACGCGCCGCACCCGCCGTGCGCCAGGCACTGGGCTTGCCGGTGCTGACCACGCCAGAGAGCGCCGTGCGCGTGTTGCGTCAGCGCCTCGCGTCTTGATGTGCGGTGGGAGGGCGAAGCGAAAAATGTTCACGCGCAGTACCGGCTTTGTATAATGGCGGGCTTCGCAGCGCTTGCGTGCTCCGCGGCGAAGTGTGGTCTTGGCGTTCGCGCCGATGCTGCAAGTACCACCTAAGAGGTTTCCGCTTTAGAGAAACGCCGACCGTGGAAAAGAGCCCAAAGGACGCCGGCCCCTGTTGTAGGCCGGTCAAACCCTCGAAAGAGAAACTCATGAAAACCTTCAGCGCCAAACCCGCTGATGTGACGCACGAGTGGTTTGTGATTGACGCCACCGATAAGGTGCTCGGCCGGGTAGCCAGCGAAGTTGCCCACCGCCTGCGCGGCAAACACAAAGCCATTTATACGCCTCACATCGATACCGGTGACTTCATCGTCATCATCAATGCAGCGCAACTCAAGGTCACCGGCGCCAAGTCGACCGACAAGATCTACTACCGCCACTCGGGTTATCCCGGCGGCATCACCGCGACGAACTTCCGCGACATGCAATCCAAGCATCCCGGCCGCGCGCTGGAAAAGGCTGTCAAGGGCATGCTGCCCAAGGGTCCGCTTGGCTACGCCATGATCAAGAAACTCAAGGTGTACGGTGGTGCTGAGCATCCCCACACCGCCCAACAGCCCAAAGTGCTGGAACTGTAAGGAGCCTTGAGATGATTGGTGAATGGAACAATGGCACCGGCCGTCGCAAATCCAGCGTCGCCCGCGTGTTTCTGAAAAAAGGCAGCGGCAAGATCACGATCAACGGCAAGGACATCCAGTCCTACTTTGGCCGTGAGACCTCGATCATGATCGCCAAGCAACCGCTCATGCTGACCAACCACGCCGAAACCTTCGACGTGATGATCAATGTGCACGGCGGCGGTGAATCCGGCCAGGCCGGCGCAGCCCGCCACGGCATCACCCGCGCCCTGATCGACTATGACGACACGCTCAAGCCAGCGCTCAGCCAGGCCGGTTTCGTGACGCGCGATGCGCGCGAAGTCGAACGCAAGAAGGTCGGCCTGCGGTCTGCACGCCGCGCCAAGCAGTTCTCGAAGCGTTAATCCGCACTTCCTGTTCTGCCCATACCAGCCGCACCGGTTCGCCGCGTGCGGCTTTTTCATTTGCAGTTGAGCGCTTGTGGGCCACAATCGCCCCTTTTGCA encodes:
- a CDS encoding LysR family transcriptional regulator, translated to MRLRHIEIFNAVMVTGSVSGAARLINVTQPAVSRTLQHAELQLGFPLFERTAGRLVATAEARTLFPLVDKLFSDLDDVRRLAKGLRRGESTKTLRVLTVLAMSYAAFPAAVQRFRALHPSVVIHHEALHSPQIVDALVLQEADVGFLFGAPSHPALSVERLASQRLVCIVPKGLLTLQQRAAGALQVQELATLPVIGLDARDPVGRMLANALSDALPDLQPAMVVQTYHVALALAHHGVGVAVVEGCTAVSADLSRVDVVAFEPAVQTFVHAVRPTSKPHSQRVRAFTECMRQALAQIQLPALH
- a CDS encoding D-amino acid dehydrogenase; this translates as MNRAANTQAVVVLGAGIVGLASAWELAQQGHKVTVIDRAASGAGASRANGAQLSYSYVQPLADASIWRQLPKLLLASDSPLKLRIQADPAQWAWGLSFLAACRNDVSRATTETLLALAERSRAAFDAMLSASQIACDFSATGKLVLYANQESFVAAQRQMLLQRALGSVQEAVDARRCVEIEPALERQEARIAGAIYTPSECAADCFKVCAGLETALRARGVRFMLETEVTGLVSDGLQIRAAQTSTGDIEGDAFVLAMATGSVPLARSIGKRLPVYPLKGYSATVRAATDPFAAPHVSVTDAARKMVFARLGDRLRIAGMAELVGHDNSVPDARIETLLAAGREVFPRASDYATLDRWAGLRPATPTGLPIVGRLAGAPENLLFNTGHGALGFTLAFGTARALLKPLQERRRT
- a CDS encoding TAXI family TRAP transporter solute-binding subunit, with amino-acid sequence MKTKFSLSMLAASVGLAASMMTPAAVAQQKFVTIGTGGVTGVYYAAGGAICRLMNKDRAKHGIRCSVESTGGSVFNVNTIRAGELDFGVAQSDVQYNAEKGLKQFEKDGPYKELRSVFSLHPEPITILARKEANIKSIEDLKGKRFNIGNPGSGTRAAAEELIAALGWKNSDFALASELKADEHGAALCDNKIDAFLYGVGHPSANIQDPTTTCGAQLVPVTGPAVDKLVATAPYYAKVEIPAVYAGNPKPTPTYGVLATLVTSSKVPDNVVYELTKVVFDNFDDFKKLHPALAHLDPKEMIKNGLSAPLHPGAVKYYKEKGWM
- a CDS encoding TRAP transporter permease, encoding MTSANEPTAAPAVDVQQLVADNDLGGRSPGPAVGLFLLCVALAWSLFQLWIASPLPFTFGILVFNDTESRSIHLAFAVFLAFLSYPAFKRSPREHVPVTDWVMALVGAFCAAYLFLFYRELATRPGNPTDMDITTAVVGMVLLLEATRRVLGLPMVIVAVVFLTYTFGGRYMPDMIAHRGLSLNRTMSHQWLTTEGVFGVALGVSSGFIFLFVLFGSLLDKAGAGNYFIKSAFALLGHMRGGPAKAAVLSSAATGIISGSSIANVVTTGTFTIPLMKRVGYRPDQAGAVEVSSSVNGQLMPPVMGAAAFLMVEYVGIPYIEVMKHAFLPAIISYIALLYIVHLEALKANMVGLPRRGTATGGSRLLSLALTISGFFVLCGVVYWGVGWIKNVAGDAAIWIIGAGLLAAYVSLLWFGSQQPELPLDDPEAPVFELPETAPTVKSGLHYLLAVVVLIWCLMVEQMSPGLSAFWATMFIIFVMLTQKPIQAFFRGAGGLGAATKQGVLDLIDGMAAGARNMIGIGVATAAAGIIVGTVSLTGIGLVMTEIVELLSGGNLMLMLFLVAIISLILGMGLPTTANYIVVSTLMAPVVVQLGAQNGLIVPLIAVHLFVFYFGLMADVTPPVGLASFAAAAIARTDPIKTGITAFAYSMRTAILPFLFIFNTQLLMIGITGPFHFALTVISAIVAMLVFAAATQGYFLVRSRWWESVALLLVTFTLFRPGFWWDMVYPEFQEVPAAQMGQLIEEAPANASKRVWIEGTNLDGQDIRKGVLLPLGAPGTVRERLGNAGVSAIAQGKELLITQVKFGSVGDKLGIEQGYRIVSAEVAADRPDKEWMFVPAIALLLLVVALQRRRFTPTPKPVARSA
- a CDS encoding aspartate/glutamate racemase family protein, whose translation is MTRIALIHALAHSVAPINDELARAWPGARRMNLLDDSLSVDLAQQGQGLDAAMHLRFEVLADYAVGTGAQAILFTCSAFGPCIEAVARRHAGIPVLKPNEAMVQEAAAHGGPVGLIASFAPTLSSMPAEFPAQVELRCALAEGAMQALNRGDVEAHDALVVAAAQKLAAASCGVIALAQFSMARAAPAVRQALGLPVLTTPESAVRVLRQRLAS
- the rplM gene encoding 50S ribosomal protein L13, whose protein sequence is MKTFSAKPADVTHEWFVIDATDKVLGRVASEVAHRLRGKHKAIYTPHIDTGDFIVIINAAQLKVTGAKSTDKIYYRHSGYPGGITATNFRDMQSKHPGRALEKAVKGMLPKGPLGYAMIKKLKVYGGAEHPHTAQQPKVLEL
- the rpsI gene encoding 30S ribosomal protein S9, whose translation is MIGEWNNGTGRRKSSVARVFLKKGSGKITINGKDIQSYFGRETSIMIAKQPLMLTNHAETFDVMINVHGGGESGQAGAARHGITRALIDYDDTLKPALSQAGFVTRDAREVERKKVGLRSARRAKQFSKR